A segment of the Babesia microti strain RI chromosome II, complete genome genome:
TATCATTATGAATGACTGGTTTTGTACAGTAAAATTCCAGTTTATTAACTAATGCTAAACTCCTATGCACGACATTCGGAACCAATTCTGCCAATTCAACTAGGATTCTATCACCTACATTATAAATAAGTGTACCTCGGCATGTGTCATCCGAGTTTACCAATTCTCTCAACAACCTACGAAAAACTCTAATTAGGTTGTAATTCTGGCCCATTATTTGCAGGTTCATCCATTTATGTGTTCTGGTAATTCACCATACATAGAGTAGGGTTGGATCTTATGCATTATGGGTGGtccaatttaatatatgattaattCTTCACATAAAACTGaaacatataaatgtatacaaatttgtagaTGGATATACAGGCgaaatgtaaaataataagGGGtgtattaatatttttgattgcTAACTTCGTTTTTTGGGCTATAATTAAGCCTTTGCTCACCAAACACACCTCACCTTCCTCAGAATTTATCGCTCCAATTATAACATCATTCATAGTGCTAGGGACACTAGCATTACTAGCTTCAGCTACTATGTTCCAGTTGGGAATTGTATACTTGACTGTGGGCTGACCAATCAAACTAATCTAAGCGCAGATTTATTAactataattttgtaaattgttgtacaattttacgattttgtatttttaccAGTGCGttttacataattattatactcAGAAATAACGACTGCTTTAGAAACTGGTATTTTGTTTATGCTAAATAAGTGTGTTTACTAACCTAGCTAATTCTGGATATTTTCTAGCCCAGCGaatatatttggaataAATCTTGTTCCAATCAGTGATACCACTGGATTTGGCATCTTTAACCTTTTGAAATAGGGACATGTTTCTCAACGCTGAAAATTTCAACCTAGTGGATTTGTTACGGCCCAAAATGCGATATTTTAACGAACCTCTAATCCTAATGAGGTTGAGCCGCGGGAATAATTGTAATGCAACTGATTTAGGCATCTGTTTGACCAAGCTTGTTGATTCGTTTTTAGGTAATTCGAGAGGATATGTATATTTTCTACCCAGTAGCTTAGGTGAAGGCTTGGGTTTGGGGACTACTAGTTTTACGTTAAATCTGTCAATTTGAGTGTCTACCCCTTCAAAGTCGaaaagtaaattatttcctTGAACACATTCAACTGATGAACTTAATAGTGATGGCAAAGTATCTATTTGAATTGGCCTTGTGGCTTTATCCAGAGTAACTTCACCACAAAGCTTATCTATCATTTGTTGtacattattttcaatgatCTGATCAAAACacaaatagtttatttcAATGTTACTAGTACCAATTGGCTGTGTATAATCTGCATCTATTAAATCTACACTTTCATTTTGATCGGATAGAGGTTGTGGCGGCGCCTTGAGGACACTTCTTTGtggtatataattttgtacTGCATTTTCAACGCTAGCGCGCAGTGAGTTAAGATTTTGATTACGTAAGGCACTAATTGGAATTATATCACCTATACTACCTTTGAATTGTGCCAATTCCATCTGTGTTACTTG
Coding sequences within it:
- a CDS encoding GTP-binding protein (overlaps_old_locusTagID:BBM_II02010); the encoded protein is MYQIVPYHSKFFGLNTKLSNFTTTKNYSTGRCTKIFTSKRSFEKAVKPSAKIQRLVLENGLGRPVTIDEHKAFHSCAQQAKFSPIFLGQIKPKIGLCASVIKFESLPKPIIPEIAVAGRTNCGKSQLINSLCGQIGNCPIGKSPGTTRKLNFYKIGSPPKLVLVDLPGYGFAPVKEEKRVKWFECMTLYLTSRPNLKRVIIAIDSRLGLKRTDIDMLSFLDHKKIKWQVVLTKCDLVVPYRLCQRIQVTQMELAQFKGSIGDIIPISALRNQNLNSLRASVENAVQNYIPQRSVLKAPPQPLSDQNESVDLIDADYTQPIGTSNIEINYLCFDQIIENNVQQMIDKLCGEVTLDKATRPIQIDTLPSLLSSSVECVQGNNLLFDFEGVDTQIDRFNVKLVVPKPKPSPKLLGRKYTYPLELPKNESTSLVKQMPKSVALQLFPRLNLIRIRGSLKYRILGRNKSTRLKFSALRNMSLFQKVKDAKSSGITDWNKIYSKYIRWARKYPELASINKIPVSKAVVISEYNNYVKRTGKNTKS